A single window of Bdellovibrionota bacterium DNA harbors:
- a CDS encoding sigma-54 dependent transcriptional regulator: protein MAQILVIEDNETMRDGIVQILARTGHDAKPARGGREGLTLFDQYAPDFVITDLKMEDMDGMAVLRKIKELSPEAVVMVITAFGTIETAVEAMKLGAFDFITKPFPPDLLRVKVTQALDIAKMKAENLFLRDESRHVFPDSMIGESRLLQNIRDQILRVAPTDSSVLITGESGTGKELVAREIHEQSKRARKPFVKVDCSALAEGVLESELFGHERGAFTGAIQRKPGRFELADGGTLFLDEVGEVPPGVQLKLLRVLQDRCFERVGGTRTLKVDVRILSATNKNLLERIRQGQFREDLYYRLHIVPIQLPPLRERRADIPLLVEHFLKKWNRKAGRRVQISPEAMVRLQAYQWPGNIRELENLLERTVVMARHDVIHVDDLPDGLKKTNDHVDLEVNPGGVSLNDALEQLERELILKAYQETGGVKTRTAQLLGIKTSALYYKLEKYGIYAGKEE, encoded by the coding sequence ATGGCGCAGATTCTCGTCATCGAAGACAACGAAACCATGAGAGACGGGATCGTCCAAATCCTCGCCCGCACCGGCCACGACGCTAAACCGGCTCGGGGCGGACGGGAAGGGCTGACTCTCTTCGATCAATACGCTCCCGATTTCGTCATCACCGACCTGAAGATGGAAGACATGGACGGGATGGCGGTATTGCGAAAAATCAAAGAGCTCTCCCCGGAGGCCGTGGTCATGGTGATCACCGCGTTTGGAACCATCGAAACGGCCGTGGAGGCGATGAAGCTGGGGGCCTTCGACTTCATCACGAAGCCGTTTCCACCCGATCTTCTCCGGGTGAAAGTGACCCAGGCGCTCGATATCGCCAAAATGAAAGCGGAAAATCTGTTCCTTCGGGACGAGTCCCGCCACGTATTTCCAGACTCGATGATCGGGGAATCCCGGCTTCTCCAAAACATTCGGGATCAGATCCTCAGGGTCGCGCCGACCGATTCTTCGGTGCTCATCACCGGAGAAAGCGGCACGGGGAAGGAATTGGTGGCCCGGGAAATTCATGAACAGAGCAAACGAGCACGAAAGCCGTTCGTGAAAGTGGACTGTTCCGCGCTGGCCGAAGGCGTTTTGGAAAGCGAGCTGTTCGGGCATGAGCGAGGAGCGTTTACCGGTGCGATCCAACGAAAGCCGGGGCGGTTTGAGCTGGCCGACGGCGGAACGCTTTTCCTGGATGAAGTCGGAGAGGTTCCTCCCGGCGTTCAGCTCAAACTCTTGCGAGTTCTTCAGGACCGATGTTTTGAGCGTGTGGGAGGGACGCGGACACTCAAAGTCGATGTCCGAATTCTTAGTGCGACCAACAAGAACCTTCTGGAAAGAATCCGGCAGGGGCAGTTTCGCGAGGATCTCTATTACCGGCTGCATATCGTGCCGATTCAACTCCCCCCTTTGCGGGAGCGAAGAGCCGACATTCCGCTTTTGGTGGAGCACTTTCTTAAGAAATGGAACCGAAAGGCGGGGAGAAGGGTACAGATCAGCCCGGAGGCGATGGTTCGGCTCCAGGCCTACCAATGGCCCGGAAATATTCGGGAATTAGAGAATCTCTTGGAACGGACGGTGGTGATGGCCCGCCACGATGTGATCCACGTAGACGATCTCCCAGACGGGTTGAAAAAAACCAATGATCATGTAGACTTAGAAGTTAATCCCGGGGGGGTCAGTTTGAACGACGCATTGGAGCAATTGGAGCGCGAACTGATTCTAAAAGCCTACCAAGAAACCGGCGGTGTAAAAACTCGGACCGCACAACTTCTTGGCATTAAGACGAGCGCGCTTTATTACAAGCTGGAAAAGTACGGAATTTACGCCGGGAAAGAGGAATAG
- a CDS encoding ATP-binding protein, producing MKPGKRRWAALRYGQKIRNVLLTYYLTPILLILLASGVFFYYWAKRSLDDEMGQRLASIAMSAASHVRGYQVAALELRDKENLTYEGLLKRFERVRDENKIAKIYLFNAKNESLLDTDASIPLGTLYQQNRLHVSELDQATKGMATASVLFQGTNGEFYKSAFAPVIDEGQVLALVGVDGSATFFKNLHLLGRQLAYFILTCVGAIVLVSMIISRKIVTPVALLVSRAQRMGEGHLDEPIEIHAQNEIGFLGFVLDEMRKNIVARDRELQVMLRGIAHEVRNPLGGIELFAGMLEEEVTEPEARQAVAKIQQEVRTLNSLVDEFLDFARGPSLQPAQVQLPSFLQDIKLAFQKELEAKNIGFDVDLNGTRELSFDPDQMRRVFLNLVRNSVQAMPGGGKIQIRAGVQNAGHAEFVVTDTGVGVAAEHIDKIFDPFFTTKERGSGLGLSFARKIVNAHGGEIRFESNPGAGATVTILLPQA from the coding sequence ATGAAGCCGGGGAAGAGACGATGGGCGGCGCTTCGATACGGGCAAAAAATCCGCAACGTCCTTCTCACCTATTACCTCACCCCTATCCTCTTGATTCTCTTGGCCTCCGGGGTCTTCTTTTACTATTGGGCGAAACGAAGTCTGGACGACGAGATGGGACAGAGGCTGGCGTCCATCGCGATGTCCGCGGCCTCCCATGTGCGCGGGTATCAAGTAGCCGCGCTCGAATTGCGCGACAAAGAGAACTTGACCTACGAGGGACTCCTCAAACGGTTTGAACGGGTTCGCGACGAAAACAAGATCGCTAAGATCTATCTCTTCAATGCGAAGAACGAGAGCTTGCTCGACACCGACGCTTCGATTCCCCTCGGCACGCTCTATCAACAAAACCGACTGCACGTGAGTGAGCTCGATCAAGCGACCAAAGGCATGGCCACGGCCTCGGTACTCTTTCAAGGAACGAACGGCGAATTTTACAAAAGCGCGTTCGCTCCGGTGATCGACGAAGGGCAAGTGTTGGCACTGGTCGGCGTGGACGGCAGCGCGACGTTCTTCAAGAATCTGCATCTTCTGGGTCGCCAATTGGCCTACTTCATTCTGACGTGCGTCGGGGCCATCGTCCTGGTCAGCATGATCATCTCCCGAAAAATCGTGACACCCGTTGCACTCTTGGTGTCTCGGGCGCAGCGAATGGGCGAAGGGCATCTGGACGAACCGATCGAAATTCACGCCCAAAACGAAATCGGCTTCCTGGGCTTTGTTCTGGATGAAATGCGCAAGAACATCGTGGCGAGAGACCGGGAGCTTCAGGTGATGTTGCGCGGAATCGCTCACGAAGTGCGAAACCCACTGGGCGGAATCGAGCTCTTCGCCGGAATGTTGGAAGAGGAAGTGACGGAGCCGGAGGCCCGCCAAGCGGTGGCGAAAATCCAGCAAGAAGTTCGGACGCTCAACAGTCTGGTGGACGAGTTTCTCGATTTCGCCCGCGGCCCCTCGCTGCAGCCGGCCCAGGTCCAGCTCCCCTCGTTCCTCCAGGACATTAAGCTGGCGTTCCAAAAGGAACTGGAGGCGAAAAACATCGGATTCGACGTGGATTTGAACGGAACTCGCGAGCTGAGCTTTGATCCCGATCAAATGCGGCGGGTCTTTCTGAACCTGGTTCGGAACTCGGTGCAGGCGATGCCGGGAGGCGGAAAAATCCAGATTCGCGCCGGCGTCCAAAATGCGGGACACGCTGAGTTCGTCGTTACCGACACCGGCGTCGGCGTCGCAGCCGAACACATCGACAAAATTTTTGATCCGTTTTTTACGACCAAAGAAAGGGGTTCGGGCCTGGGATTATCCTTCGCCCGAAAAATTGTAAACGCCCACGGCGGGGAGATCCGCTTCGAATCGAATCCCGGAGCCGGGGCCACGGTGACGATTCTTTTGCCGCAGGCGTAA
- a CDS encoding ribonuclease HII: MSPNRTNDLFGADEAPFAFEQQLKRDGFVQVAGVDEVGRGALAGPVVAAAVILPLNAKHLEGRVRDSKKMSPEAREEMVPLIQEAAIAFAVGIVEADEIDRINILRASLEAMRKAIDQLDPRPTLCLIDGNVPVPTSIPQKLIVRGDDRVISIGAASILAKVTRDRIMAEWHRRFPSYGFDEHKGYGTVTHLRALETFGLSAIHRRTFISKGNPLHASGS, encoded by the coding sequence GTGTCGCCAAACCGAACAAATGATCTTTTCGGCGCGGACGAAGCGCCGTTCGCTTTCGAACAACAACTGAAAAGGGACGGATTCGTGCAGGTCGCAGGGGTGGACGAAGTCGGCCGCGGCGCTTTGGCCGGTCCCGTCGTTGCGGCGGCGGTAATTCTGCCGCTCAACGCGAAACATCTTGAGGGCCGTGTGCGGGATTCCAAAAAAATGTCCCCGGAAGCGCGCGAGGAAATGGTTCCCTTGATTCAGGAGGCGGCGATCGCTTTCGCCGTCGGGATCGTGGAAGCCGACGAGATCGACCGGATCAACATTCTTCGCGCGTCGCTCGAAGCGATGCGAAAAGCGATCGATCAGCTCGATCCACGGCCCACCCTCTGCCTCATCGACGGCAATGTCCCCGTGCCGACGTCCATCCCTCAAAAGTTGATCGTGCGCGGAGACGACCGCGTGATCTCCATCGGAGCCGCTTCGATCCTGGCGAAGGTCACGCGCGACCGGATCATGGCCGAGTGGCATCGGCGATTCCCCTCCTACGGCTTCGACGAACACAAAGGATACGGCACGGTCACACATCTTCGGGCGCTCGAAACGTTCGGCCTCAGCGCCATCCACCGGCGGACATTTATCTCCAAGGGAAACCCGCTCCATGCCTCGGGATCCTAG
- a CDS encoding YraN family protein — translation MPRDPRQEFGRRAEKEAANYLRKKGHRILERNYRTPLGEIDLITEWNKTIVFVEVKAGKYSADFSPVEHLDSRKRNKLLLLGEAYLSAFSEEKNARFDLVSITENEGGLRVDHFEDVIQDAFL, via the coding sequence ATGCCTCGGGATCCTAGGCAAGAATTCGGCCGGCGGGCCGAAAAGGAGGCCGCGAACTACCTCAGAAAGAAAGGCCACCGGATTCTGGAACGAAATTATCGGACCCCCTTGGGCGAGATCGATCTCATTACCGAGTGGAACAAAACCATTGTGTTTGTCGAGGTCAAGGCGGGAAAATATTCCGCCGATTTCTCGCCGGTGGAGCATCTGGACTCCCGGAAGCGAAACAAACTTCTTCTCTTGGGGGAAGCCTATCTTTCGGCATTTTCGGAAGAGAAAAACGCCCGATTCGACCTCGTTTCCATCACCGAAAACGAAGGCGGACTGCGGGTTGACCACTTCGAGGACGTGATTCAAGATGCTTTCCTATGA